Proteins encoded together in one Musa acuminata AAA Group cultivar baxijiao chromosome BXJ3-6, Cavendish_Baxijiao_AAA, whole genome shotgun sequence window:
- the LOC135639622 gene encoding vascular-related unknown protein 4-like, producing the protein MEESINSSMNSASCAKDGSASSEESGWTLYFEEFMASEERKAAGGFSSGVVGGFSIVSDAASYVAFDPSSPGLEVSEEKYRKLSLKKKKKKKKKRGKGLLDDDSLEDTASSPVNSPKVTDLNYVTLNSSKKDVCRDSPQEDAAGCRNDAEPKEIVGGSDFAEGTNEYTELKKRGLCLVPLSMLANYLG; encoded by the exons ATGGAGGAATCAATCAACTCATCCATGAATAGCGCTTCCTGTGCCAAGGATGGCTCAGCTTCTTCTGAAGAGAGTGGCTGGACCTTGTACTTCGAGGAATTCATGGCATCAGAGGAGAGGAAAGCAGCCGGTGGCTTCTCCTCCGGTGTCGTCGGCGGGTTTTCCATCGTCTCTGATGCTGCTTCGTATGTTGCATTCGACCCCTCGTCACCTGGTCTCGAGGTGTCGGAGGAGAAGTACAGGAAGCTGagcctgaagaagaagaagaagaagaagaagaagagggggaagGGGCTACTGGATGATGACTCCTTGGAAGATACTGCTAGCTCACCCGTCAACAGCCCCAAG GTTACCGATTTGAATTACGTGACTCTGAACTCAAGCAAGAAAGATGTTTGCAGGGACTCACCTCAG GAGGATGCTGCCGGGTGTCGGAATGACGCAGAACCGAAGGAAATTGTAGGTGGATCGGATTTTGCCGAGGGGACAAATGAGTATACAGAGCTGAAGAAAAGAGGACTTTGTTTAGTTCCTTTGTCCATGTTAGCAAACTATCTAGGTTAG